The Sebastes umbrosus isolate fSebUmb1 chromosome 4, fSebUmb1.pri, whole genome shotgun sequence genome has a window encoding:
- the zwilch gene encoding protein zwilch homolog, translating to MGSKVISSAKEFYNILRSLQDEESNGPCTYEEDIQVLKLNGDRIPVLNMYCGNQPVFICEKTVPKILEPDNQSMTETSNCTDDDAEDDVNALQTQLGPQPLTIMKARQLLSWYTLSQNANVSAVDNNPALHPLWVRCDMSDPARTTWFGAETICLGNKVSGVKLYSVTCKGSTVDKRSLITLDKLKQEHKKRHHPPSMAIKGSARFMLFGSTVVENTMIESQSSVTVDFKWSNVESILETPPLSSTATLNIKVASGDMRSPMYEMYRELEFLQTLADGLRTGETEWMEPLESTSAVNLTKAFLEELQGTAKTLQDQAEKTAEATKVKTETDVFNSFLERGDLDFVEQLWVRMRKSVTSYQDIGDCLKLVTEALRYGGIKPWIHRDSSSSLSKLILQSYHQQIDHVSLTGVTPVHMLLEMGLDKMRKDYINYLIGEELTTLNHLCYYLSTEVDLQEQVIRLRKLHHLLEIIVTCSTFLALPFDRLFFLTQSCLQHYKTHQYDEEHEFKLQIKPALISHFYQKEHPVVWGAEVSSGHGPRDVRTSVQLSDRPLVDHIIFDTDYPNETVNGDSEDPAFFSTMVCCSLVNFA from the exons ATGGGCTCCAAGGTGATATCCAGTGCTAAGGAGTTTTATAATATTCTTCG GTCTCTTCAAGATGAGGAAAGCAACGGTCCATGTACATATGAG GAGGACATCCAAGTGTTAAAGCTGAATGGAGACAGAATCCCTGTGCTGAATATGTACTGTGGCAACCAGCCAGTCTTCATCTGTGAAAAAACT GTTCCCAAAATACTTGAACCTGATAATCAATCAATGACCGAAACATCAAACTGcactgatgatgatgctgaggATGATGTCAATGCTCTCCAGACACAATTGGGACCACAGCCGCTCACAATCATGAAAGCAAG gcAGTTGCTGTCTTGGTACACATTATCTCAAAATGCTAATGTGTCAGCTGTGGACAACAACCCTGCCTTACACCCTCTGTGGGTGCGATGTGACATGTCTGATCCAGCTAGAACAACCTGGTTTGGAGCTGAAACAATCTGCTTGGGCAATAAAGTGTCTGGCGTCAAATTATACTCTGTTACCTGCAAAG GCTCAACTGTGGACAAAAGATCTCTCATAACCTTGGACAAGCTTAAACAAGAGCACAAGAAAAGGCACCACCCACCCTCG ATGGCGATTAAAGGCAGTGCCAGGTTCATGTTGTTCGGCTCCACTGTTGTTGAAAACACCATGATTGAGTCACAGAGTAGTGTGACAGTGGATTTCAAATGGAGCAATGTGGAGAGTATCCTTGAGACCCCACCGCTGTCCTCTACAGCAACACTG AATATCAAAGTTGCGAGCGGGGACATGAGGAGCCCGATGTACGAGATGTACAGGGAGCTAGAGTTTCTCCAG ACTCTTGCTGATGGTTTGAGAACTGGTGAGACTGAATGGATGGAGCCTTTGGAAAGCACGTCAGCTGTAAATCTGACCAAGGCCTTCCTGGAAG AGCTTCAGGGCACGGCAAAGACACTACAGGACCAGGCTGAAAAAACAGCCGAG GCCACAAAGGTGAAGACTGAGACGGACGTTTTCAACTCTTTCTTGGAACGAGGCGATTTGGATTTTGTGGAGCAGCTGTGGGTTCGGATGCGAAAGA GCGTGACTTCATATCAAGACATTGGAGACTGCCTGAAATTGGTTACGGAAGCTCTAAGATACGGTGGCATCAAACCCTGG attcacagagacagcagcagctccctCAGCAAGCTCATCCTGCAGTCTTACCACCAGCAGATCGACCACGTGTCTCTCACTGGTGTCACCCCCGTCCACATGCTGCTAGAGATGGGTCTTGACAAGATGAGGAAGGATTATATTAACTACCTCATTG gTGAAGAACTGACAACTCTTAACCACTTG TGTTACTACCTGAGCACAGAGGTTGATCTGCAGGAGCAAGTGATCCGACTCAGAAAACTGCACCATCTGCTGGAGATAATTGTGACCTGCAGTACCTTCCTGGCTTTGCCCTTCGACCGGCTCTTCTTTCTCACACA ATCATGTTTGCAGCACTACAAAACACACCAATATGATGAGGAGCATGAATTTAAACTGCAAATCAAGCCTGCGCTGATCAGCCATTTCTACCAGAA AGAGCACCCAGTGGTGTGGGGGGCCGAGGTGTCCAGTGGCCACGGTCCTCGTGATGTCAGGACCTCCGTACAGCTCAGCGACAGGCCGCTGGTTGATCACATCATCTTTGACACAG ATTACCCAAATGAAACGGTGAATGGGGACAGTGAGGATCCTGCCTTCTTCTCCACCATGGTGTGCTGCAGTCTCGTCAACTTTGCGTGA
- the lctlb gene encoding lactase-like b isoform X3: MLPRSASCVCHVFVLVLCLSSAEDFDWTKNEHGSFYYGTFPAGFSWGAGSSAYQTEGAWDKDGKGLSIWDVFSHKKGKIQQNDTGDSSCEGYHKVKDDVSLMKELKLNHYRFSISWPRLIPTGIKSDHINERGIQYYDELIDHLLENKITPIVTLYHWDLPQVLQEKYGGWQNISMVNHFNEFANLCFERFGNRVKYWMTFNNPWSVAVEGYETGEHAPGLRLRGTGAYRAAHHIIKAHAKVWHTYDTQWRGKQKGLVGVSLSGDWGEPVDISNQKDIEAAERYVQFYLGWFATPIFHGDYPQVMKDFVGRKSVQQGLGTSRLPTFSPQEKSYIKGTCDFLGIGHFTTRYITQKNHPSGRSTSSYFTDRDLAELVDPRWPDPGSEWLYSVPWGFRRLLNFVKSQYGNPMIYVTENGVSEKMLCTELCDEWRILYYKDYINEMLKAIKDGVNVKGYTAWSLLDKFEWDEGYSERFGLYYVDFRNKNKPRYPKASVQFYKRIISSNGFPNQREVENWRRKAVEMCSSSNQLLAAARRQSKEHAEMPKVWPVHDEV; this comes from the exons ATGCTGCCCCGCTCTGCATCCTGTGTGtgccatgtgtttgtgttggtgcTGTGTCTGTCTTCGGCTGAGGACTTCGACTGGACAAAGAACGAGCACGGCTCCTTCTATTATGGCACTTTTCCAGCTG gaTTTTCGTGGGGTGCCGGCAGTTCAGCCTATCAAACAGAGGGAGCCTGGGACAAAGATGGAAAAGGACTGAGCATCTGGGACGTGTTCAGTCATAAGAAAGGCAAAATCCAACAAAATGATACCGGGGACTCGTCTTGTGAGGGCTACCACAAAGTCAAG gATGATGTGTCTCTGATGAAGGAGCTGAAGCTTAACCACTATCGCTTCTCCATATCCTGGCCCAGACTCATCCCTACTGGCATTAAGT CTGACCATATAAATGAAAGAGGAATACAGTACTATGATGAACTGATTGACCACCTGCTGGAGAACAAGATCACTCCCATTGTTACTCTGTACCACTGGGATCTTCCACAG GTCTTACAAGAGAAATATGGTGGATGGCAGAACATAAGCATGGTCAACCATTTCAATGAATTTGCTAACCTGTGCTTTGAAAGATTTGGCAACCGAGTCAAGTACTGGATGACTTTCAACAACCCATGG TCTGTAGCAGTTGAAGGCTACGAGACGGGTGAGCATGCTCCTGGACTGAGGCTGAGAGGAACAGGGGCGTACAGAGCTGCTCATCACATAATCAAG GCACATGCTAAAGTTTGGCACACTTATGACACACAATGGAGGGGGAaacaaaaag GTCTTGTCGGCGTCTCTCTGTCTGGAGACTGGGGAGAGCCGGTGGACATCAGCAACCAGAAAGACATTGAAGCAGCTGAGAGGTACGTCCAGTTCTACCTGGGCTGGTTCGCCACACCCATCTTCCACGGAGACTACCCTCAAGTGATGAAAGACTTCGTTG GAAGGAAGAGTGTCCAACAAGGCCTCGGGACGTCTCGCCTGCCCACATTTTCCCCCCAGGAGAAGAGCTACATCAAGGGGACCTGTGACTTCCTCGGCATCGGCCACTTTACCACCCGCTACATCACCCAGAAGAACCACCCGTCAGGTCGCAGCACCAGCAGCTACTTCACTGACCGTGACCTGGCTGAGCTGGTTGACCCACGGTGGCCTGACCCCGGCTCTGAGTGGCTCTACTCCGTGCCTTGGGGTTTCAGACGTCTGCTCAATTTTGTCAAG TCTCAGTATGGAAACCCAATGATTTATGTGACCGAGAACGGAGTCTCTGAGAAGATGTTATGCACAGAGCTGTGTGATGAGTGGAGGATACTGTATTATAAAGACTACATCAATGAGATGCTGAAAG CTATCAAAGATGGAGTCAATGTGAAGGGCTACACCGCATGGTCCCTGCTGGACAAGTTTGAGTGGGACGAAGGCTACTCCGAGAGGTTCGGCTTGTACTATGTGGACTTCAGGAACAAAAACAAGCCTCGCTATCCCAAAGCGTCTGTTCAGTTTTACAAACGCATCATCAGCTCCAATGGATTTCCCAATCAGAGAGAG GTTGAAAACTGGAGGAGGAAGGCTGTTGAGATGTGTTCCTCCAGCAACCAGCTGCTAGCTGCAG CTAGAAGACAGTCCAAGGAACATGCAGAAATGCCAAAGGTTTGGCCAGTGCATGATGAAGTTTAG
- the lctlb gene encoding lactase-like b isoform X1, which produces MLPRSASCVCHVFVLVLCLSSAEDFDWTKNEHGSFYYGTFPAGFSWGAGSSAYQTEGAWDKDGKGLSIWDVFSHKKGKIQQNDTGDSSCEGYHKVKDDVSLMKELKLNHYRFSISWPRLIPTGIKSDHINERGIQYYDELIDHLLENKITPIVTLYHWDLPQVLQEKYGGWQNISMVNHFNEFANLCFERFGNRVKYWMTFNNPWSVAVEGYETGEHAPGLRLRGTGAYRAAHHIIKAHAKVWHTYDTQWRGKQKGLVGVSLSGDWGEPVDISNQKDIEAAERYVQFYLGWFATPIFHGDYPQVMKDFVGRKSVQQGLGTSRLPTFSPQEKSYIKGTCDFLGIGHFTTRYITQKNHPSGRSTSSYFTDRDLAELVDPRWPDPGSEWLYSVPWGFRRLLNFVKSQYGNPMIYVTENGVSEKMLCTELCDEWRILYYKDYINEMLKAIKDGVNVKGYTAWSLLDKFEWDEGYSERFGLYYVDFRNKNKPRYPKASVQFYKRIISSNGFPNQREVENWRRKAVEMCSSSNQLLAAEEQRSTAANILRLIHDPLTSHMEMVTEIVVPTVCTLSILLSAVFLMFLLRRRN; this is translated from the exons ATGCTGCCCCGCTCTGCATCCTGTGTGtgccatgtgtttgtgttggtgcTGTGTCTGTCTTCGGCTGAGGACTTCGACTGGACAAAGAACGAGCACGGCTCCTTCTATTATGGCACTTTTCCAGCTG gaTTTTCGTGGGGTGCCGGCAGTTCAGCCTATCAAACAGAGGGAGCCTGGGACAAAGATGGAAAAGGACTGAGCATCTGGGACGTGTTCAGTCATAAGAAAGGCAAAATCCAACAAAATGATACCGGGGACTCGTCTTGTGAGGGCTACCACAAAGTCAAG gATGATGTGTCTCTGATGAAGGAGCTGAAGCTTAACCACTATCGCTTCTCCATATCCTGGCCCAGACTCATCCCTACTGGCATTAAGT CTGACCATATAAATGAAAGAGGAATACAGTACTATGATGAACTGATTGACCACCTGCTGGAGAACAAGATCACTCCCATTGTTACTCTGTACCACTGGGATCTTCCACAG GTCTTACAAGAGAAATATGGTGGATGGCAGAACATAAGCATGGTCAACCATTTCAATGAATTTGCTAACCTGTGCTTTGAAAGATTTGGCAACCGAGTCAAGTACTGGATGACTTTCAACAACCCATGG TCTGTAGCAGTTGAAGGCTACGAGACGGGTGAGCATGCTCCTGGACTGAGGCTGAGAGGAACAGGGGCGTACAGAGCTGCTCATCACATAATCAAG GCACATGCTAAAGTTTGGCACACTTATGACACACAATGGAGGGGGAaacaaaaag GTCTTGTCGGCGTCTCTCTGTCTGGAGACTGGGGAGAGCCGGTGGACATCAGCAACCAGAAAGACATTGAAGCAGCTGAGAGGTACGTCCAGTTCTACCTGGGCTGGTTCGCCACACCCATCTTCCACGGAGACTACCCTCAAGTGATGAAAGACTTCGTTG GAAGGAAGAGTGTCCAACAAGGCCTCGGGACGTCTCGCCTGCCCACATTTTCCCCCCAGGAGAAGAGCTACATCAAGGGGACCTGTGACTTCCTCGGCATCGGCCACTTTACCACCCGCTACATCACCCAGAAGAACCACCCGTCAGGTCGCAGCACCAGCAGCTACTTCACTGACCGTGACCTGGCTGAGCTGGTTGACCCACGGTGGCCTGACCCCGGCTCTGAGTGGCTCTACTCCGTGCCTTGGGGTTTCAGACGTCTGCTCAATTTTGTCAAG TCTCAGTATGGAAACCCAATGATTTATGTGACCGAGAACGGAGTCTCTGAGAAGATGTTATGCACAGAGCTGTGTGATGAGTGGAGGATACTGTATTATAAAGACTACATCAATGAGATGCTGAAAG CTATCAAAGATGGAGTCAATGTGAAGGGCTACACCGCATGGTCCCTGCTGGACAAGTTTGAGTGGGACGAAGGCTACTCCGAGAGGTTCGGCTTGTACTATGTGGACTTCAGGAACAAAAACAAGCCTCGCTATCCCAAAGCGTCTGTTCAGTTTTACAAACGCATCATCAGCTCCAATGGATTTCCCAATCAGAGAGAG GTTGAAAACTGGAGGAGGAAGGCTGTTGAGATGTGTTCCTCCAGCAACCAGCTGCTAGCTGCAG AGGAACAGCGGAGTACTGCTGCCAATATTCTAAGACTTATACATG ACCCTTTGACCAGCCACATGGAGATGGTAACTGAGATCGTTGTTCCCACCGTGTGCACGCTCTCTATTTTGCTCAGCGCCGTCTTCCTCATGTTCCTGCTGCGGAGGCGCAACTAG
- the lctlb gene encoding lactase-like b isoform X2, whose translation MLPRSASCVCHVFVLVLCLSSAEDFDWTKNEHGSFYYGTFPAGFSWGAGSSAYQTEGAWDKDGKGLSIWDVFSHKKGKIQQNDTGDSSCEGYHKVKDDVSLMKELKLNHYRFSISWPRLIPTGIKSDHINERGIQYYDELIDHLLENKITPIVTLYHWDLPQVLQEKYGGWQNISMVNHFNEFANLCFERFGNRVKYWMTFNNPWSVAVEGYETGEHAPGLRLRGTGAYRAAHHIIKAHAKVWHTYDTQWRGKQKGLVGVSLSGDWGEPVDISNQKDIEAAERYVQFYLGWFATPIFHGDYPQVMKDFVGRKSVQQGLGTSRLPTFSPQEKSYIKGTCDFLGIGHFTTRYITQKNHPSGRSTSSYFTDRDLAELVDPRWPDPGSEWLYSVPWGFRRLLNFVKSQYGNPMIYVTENGVSEKMLCTELCDEWRILYYKDYINEMLKAIKDGVNVKGYTAWSLLDKFEWDEGYSERFGLYYVDFRNKNKPRYPKASVQFYKRIISSNGFPNQREVENWRRKAVEMCSSSNQLLAADPLTSHMEMVTEIVVPTVCTLSILLSAVFLMFLLRRRN comes from the exons ATGCTGCCCCGCTCTGCATCCTGTGTGtgccatgtgtttgtgttggtgcTGTGTCTGTCTTCGGCTGAGGACTTCGACTGGACAAAGAACGAGCACGGCTCCTTCTATTATGGCACTTTTCCAGCTG gaTTTTCGTGGGGTGCCGGCAGTTCAGCCTATCAAACAGAGGGAGCCTGGGACAAAGATGGAAAAGGACTGAGCATCTGGGACGTGTTCAGTCATAAGAAAGGCAAAATCCAACAAAATGATACCGGGGACTCGTCTTGTGAGGGCTACCACAAAGTCAAG gATGATGTGTCTCTGATGAAGGAGCTGAAGCTTAACCACTATCGCTTCTCCATATCCTGGCCCAGACTCATCCCTACTGGCATTAAGT CTGACCATATAAATGAAAGAGGAATACAGTACTATGATGAACTGATTGACCACCTGCTGGAGAACAAGATCACTCCCATTGTTACTCTGTACCACTGGGATCTTCCACAG GTCTTACAAGAGAAATATGGTGGATGGCAGAACATAAGCATGGTCAACCATTTCAATGAATTTGCTAACCTGTGCTTTGAAAGATTTGGCAACCGAGTCAAGTACTGGATGACTTTCAACAACCCATGG TCTGTAGCAGTTGAAGGCTACGAGACGGGTGAGCATGCTCCTGGACTGAGGCTGAGAGGAACAGGGGCGTACAGAGCTGCTCATCACATAATCAAG GCACATGCTAAAGTTTGGCACACTTATGACACACAATGGAGGGGGAaacaaaaag GTCTTGTCGGCGTCTCTCTGTCTGGAGACTGGGGAGAGCCGGTGGACATCAGCAACCAGAAAGACATTGAAGCAGCTGAGAGGTACGTCCAGTTCTACCTGGGCTGGTTCGCCACACCCATCTTCCACGGAGACTACCCTCAAGTGATGAAAGACTTCGTTG GAAGGAAGAGTGTCCAACAAGGCCTCGGGACGTCTCGCCTGCCCACATTTTCCCCCCAGGAGAAGAGCTACATCAAGGGGACCTGTGACTTCCTCGGCATCGGCCACTTTACCACCCGCTACATCACCCAGAAGAACCACCCGTCAGGTCGCAGCACCAGCAGCTACTTCACTGACCGTGACCTGGCTGAGCTGGTTGACCCACGGTGGCCTGACCCCGGCTCTGAGTGGCTCTACTCCGTGCCTTGGGGTTTCAGACGTCTGCTCAATTTTGTCAAG TCTCAGTATGGAAACCCAATGATTTATGTGACCGAGAACGGAGTCTCTGAGAAGATGTTATGCACAGAGCTGTGTGATGAGTGGAGGATACTGTATTATAAAGACTACATCAATGAGATGCTGAAAG CTATCAAAGATGGAGTCAATGTGAAGGGCTACACCGCATGGTCCCTGCTGGACAAGTTTGAGTGGGACGAAGGCTACTCCGAGAGGTTCGGCTTGTACTATGTGGACTTCAGGAACAAAAACAAGCCTCGCTATCCCAAAGCGTCTGTTCAGTTTTACAAACGCATCATCAGCTCCAATGGATTTCCCAATCAGAGAGAG GTTGAAAACTGGAGGAGGAAGGCTGTTGAGATGTGTTCCTCCAGCAACCAGCTGCTAGCTGCAG ACCCTTTGACCAGCCACATGGAGATGGTAACTGAGATCGTTGTTCCCACCGTGTGCACGCTCTCTATTTTGCTCAGCGCCGTCTTCCTCATGTTCCTGCTGCGGAGGCGCAACTAG